In Cyprinus carpio isolate SPL01 chromosome B16, ASM1834038v1, whole genome shotgun sequence, the following are encoded in one genomic region:
- the LOC109048692 gene encoding uncharacterized protein LOC109048692 isoform X7, with protein MHRTCLKLCQQTQNSIQTKRNRMAICKILFFLLALCVWCGKCEVFYKRVGDEVSMKCGVDSNSNIDWKFNGESIFSITGKSGTRRKGSSHIAEKASTPGDILKVPRLETRDSGNYFCKQSGKHHTVRVVSAFVKPGPVLLQSSNAELHCDITGDPNTEVQWQRPPNGEEYKEKKQVIHLKSVTSEEAGQWTCLVEKKLKLIVTLTVVGLQTTAVNASKGDDTELPCSLPQSVSQRVVGGRWKADHLPKVSFPNLTNTAGEGLHWHGNDLSKVNFTTGQLSTNFDVTLKKVQSSDEGTFVCTVEFDGGVSLSVETTLRVVDKPSGVKGSNNRKGKPPAVMESLTKEVYGLKLWIWIAVGASSVALIVLIVVIGVVQRRNKRMKKRVRTLRSMRQPLTDKDYCQCDRAEKEVEFGEQARPLPVPRQHRNPRTRTAGPNHTN; from the exons aaaaaggaaCAGAATGGCAATTTGCAAGATcctcttttttcttcttg cactgtgtgtatggtgtgggaaATGTGAAGTGTTTTATAAGCGAGTCGGGGATGAGGTTTCCATGAAGTGTGGAGTAGATTCAAACAGTAATATAGACTGGAAATTTAACGGCGAGTCCATTTTCAGCATTACAGGCAAAAGTGGGACTAGACGGAAGG gttcttCCCATATTGCGGAAAAAGCAAGTACACCTGGAGACATTTTGAAGGTTCCTAGACTGGAGACAAGAGACTCTGGAAATTATTTCTGTAAACAGTCAGGGAAACATCACACTGTGCGTGTTGTGTCAG CCTTTGTTAAACCAGGTCCAGTGCTGCTGCAGTCTAGTAATGCAGAGCTGCACTGTGACATTACAGGAGACCCAAATACTGAAGTACAGTGGCAGAGACCACCTAATGGTgaagaatataaagaaaaaaaacaagtaattcaCCTGAAGTCTGTGACTTCAGAAGAGGCGGGCCAGTGGACGTGTCTAGTCGAGAAAAAGTTGAAGCTCATTGTAACATTGACTGTTGTTG GCCTCCAGACCACAGCTGTTAATGCTTCTAAAGGGGACGACACAGAGCTGCCCTGTTCTCTTCCTCAGAGTGTATCTCAGCGTGTTGTGGGTGGGAGATGGAAAGCTGACCACCTTCCCAAAGTTTCTTTCCCAAACCTGACGAACACAGCAGGCGAAGGCTTACACTGGCATGGCAATGATTTATCAAAAGTCAACTTTACTACTGGGCAACTCAGCACCAACTTTGATGTCacgttaaaaaaa GTGCAGAGCAGTGATGAAGGGACGTTTGTGTGTACAGTGGAGTTTGATGGTGGAGTGAGTCTAAGTGTTGAGACGACTTTGAGGGTTGTGGACAAACCTTCag GTGTAAAGGGGTCCAATAACAGGAAAGGGAAACCACCTGCAGTTATGGAATCCTTGACCAAGGAAGTGTATGGTCTAAAGCTGTGGATCTGGATTGCTGTAGGAGCCAGTTCTGTGGCTCTGATTGTGCTTATCGTTGTGATTGGTGTTGTCCAACGAAGGAACAAACGGATGAAG aAGAGGGTGAGAACGCTGAGATCCATGCGGCAGCCTCTTACAGACAAAGACTACTGCCAGTGCGACAG agCTGAGAAAGAAGTGGAGTTTGGAGAGCAAGCGAGGCCACTTCCAGTTCCCAGGCAACACCGCAACCCACGTACACGTACAGCAGGCCCAAACCATACCAACTGA
- the LOC109048692 gene encoding uncharacterized protein LOC109048692 isoform X6, with protein MRRTCLKLCQQTQNSIQTKRNRMAICKILFFLLALCVWCGKCEVFYKRVGDEVSMKCGVDSNSNIDWKFNGESIFSITGKSGTRRKGSSHIAEKASTPGDILKVPRLETRDSGNYFCKQSGKHHTVRVVSAFVKPGPVLLQSSNAELHCDITGDPNTEVQWQRPPNGEEYKEKKQVIHLKSVTSEEAGQWTCLVEKKLKLIVTLTVVGLQTTAVNASKGDDTELPCSLPQSVSQRVVGGRWKADHLPKVSFPNLTNTAGEGLHWHGNDLSKVNFTTGQLSTNFDVTLKKVQSSDEGTFVCTVEFDGGVSLSVETTLRVVDKPSGVKGSNNRKGKPPAVMESLTKEVYGLKLWIWIAVGASSVALIVLIVVIGVVQRRNKRMKKRVRTLRSMRQPLTDKDYCQCDRAEKEVEFGEQARPLPVPRQHRNPRTRTAGPNHTN; from the exons ATGCGCAGAACTTGCCTCAAACTTtgtcaacaaacacaaaacagcatcCAAAC aaaaaggaaCAGAATGGCAATTTGCAAGATcctcttttttcttcttg cactgtgtgtatggtgtgggaaATGTGAAGTGTTTTATAAGCGAGTCGGGGATGAGGTTTCCATGAAGTGTGGAGTAGATTCAAACAGTAATATAGACTGGAAATTTAACGGCGAGTCCATTTTCAGCATTACAGGCAAAAGTGGGACTAGACGGAAGG gttcttCCCATATTGCGGAAAAAGCAAGTACACCTGGAGACATTTTGAAGGTTCCTAGACTGGAGACAAGAGACTCTGGAAATTATTTCTGTAAACAGTCAGGGAAACATCACACTGTGCGTGTTGTGTCAG CCTTTGTTAAACCAGGTCCAGTGCTGCTGCAGTCTAGTAATGCAGAGCTGCACTGTGACATTACAGGAGACCCAAATACTGAAGTACAGTGGCAGAGACCACCTAATGGTgaagaatataaagaaaaaaaacaagtaattcaCCTGAAGTCTGTGACTTCAGAAGAGGCGGGCCAGTGGACGTGTCTAGTCGAGAAAAAGTTGAAGCTCATTGTAACATTGACTGTTGTTG GCCTCCAGACCACAGCTGTTAATGCTTCTAAAGGGGACGACACAGAGCTGCCCTGTTCTCTTCCTCAGAGTGTATCTCAGCGTGTTGTGGGTGGGAGATGGAAAGCTGACCACCTTCCCAAAGTTTCTTTCCCAAACCTGACGAACACAGCAGGCGAAGGCTTACACTGGCATGGCAATGATTTATCAAAAGTCAACTTTACTACTGGGCAACTCAGCACCAACTTTGATGTCacgttaaaaaaa GTGCAGAGCAGTGATGAAGGGACGTTTGTGTGTACAGTGGAGTTTGATGGTGGAGTGAGTCTAAGTGTTGAGACGACTTTGAGGGTTGTGGACAAACCTTCag GTGTAAAGGGGTCCAATAACAGGAAAGGGAAACCACCTGCAGTTATGGAATCCTTGACCAAGGAAGTGTATGGTCTAAAGCTGTGGATCTGGATTGCTGTAGGAGCCAGTTCTGTGGCTCTGATTGTGCTTATCGTTGTGATTGGTGTTGTCCAACGAAGGAACAAACGGATGAAG aAGAGGGTGAGAACGCTGAGATCCATGCGGCAGCCTCTTACAGACAAAGACTACTGCCAGTGCGACAG agCTGAGAAAGAAGTGGAGTTTGGAGAGCAAGCGAGGCCACTTCCAGTTCCCAGGCAACACCGCAACCCACGTACACGTACAGCAGGCCCAAACCATACCAACTGA